DNA sequence from the Sulfurimonas sp. HSL3-7 genome:
GGGCGTCAAGATCACCTACTCCGACGAGCAGGAGGAGGGGGCGTTGGAGAGCGCCGGCGGCATTGTCAAAGCACTGCCTCTGCTTGGAGATGAACCTTTTCTTGTCGTCAACGGCGATGTCTGGTGTGATTATCCATTTGACAGCAGCTTCGATCTCAAAGACGATCTGGCACATCTTATACTGGTCCAAAACCCTGATCATAACCAAAAGGGCGATTTCGCATTAAAAGAAGGGCGTGTCAGCAACAGTGGGGTGTCGCTCCATACCTTCTCGGGTATCGGCTACTACAGCCCCCGACTCTTTGACGATCTCCCTTACGGCAAGTGCCCTTTGGCGCCCTTGTTACGCAAGGCAATAGCAGATGAAAAGGTCAGCGGCGAACTTTATGGGGGAGAATGGCGTGACGTCGGTACGCCTGAGCGTTTGGCCGAGATCAATGCAACGTTTCGATAGGGCCTATTTTACTTTTCACGTATAGTTACCTCGGCTGTCTGTTTGACCATTTCAGACTCTCAGGACGATAGGGTCAGAAAAGGGCCTGAAGTGTCAAAAAGTAATAATCTGACCTTATTTGCAAGATAACTCTATATAAAGATAGATTATTTGGTGTCAACTTCAAATCGCTTCGATACAATGGGGACAAAAATTATCAGGAGCGCTCTCTTATGGCAACATTCCCTCTCGAAAAGATCAGGCTTTTGCGCAAAAAACTCTCTACCCATCCCGTCTATGCGGCTGTCTCGAACATTGACGACCTGACACTCTTTATGCAGCACCACGTCTATTCGGTCTGGGACTTTATGTCCCTTCTCAAATATCTTCAGAACGAATTTGCCCCGACCGGGTCACCGTGGCTTCCGCACGGTGACGCTCGGGTCAGACGCTTTATCAACGACATTGTGCTGGAAGAGGAGTCCGACGAGGGACTGCCGCTGGCGGACGGAACCCCGACTTATGCGAGCCATTTTGAACTTTATGTCGCGGCGATGGAAGAGGTACGCAACGGCAGCAGCAGCAAGATAGAGGCTTTTGTCGGCGAGGTCGCATCGGGCTCGCTGCAGCGTGCGATGGATAATGTTGTTATTCCCGAACCGTCCCGTGTTTTTATGGGTACGACCTTTGACTTCATCGACAGCGGCAAGCCCCATGTCGTTGCGGCGGCTTTCGCTTTGGGGAGAGAGCATATTATTCCGGAGATGTTCCGTGCCCTGCTTGCGACGATGAACATCACGAAAGAGCAGGCTGAGGTCTTCCACTACTATCTCGAACGCCATATCCACCTCGATTCCGACTTCCACGGGCCGATGTCCCTTCGAATGTTAGAACTGCTGTGCGGTGACGATGAAGAGAAGATCGCCGAGGCGGAAGCGGCTGCCCTCACTGCCATTGAAGCACGGATCAGCTTCTGGGACGGTGTATTAAAGGCGATCACGGATTCCCGTAGCTCCTGACCAGGATGCAGCCATAAGCGCAACCATCCAAGCTTAGAACATGACAAAGAGCTAACGCCTTGTCGTCTTTTTTAGCCGTCTTTAGATGTATTGCGAAGAGAAGTGTTTTCGATCAGTGGCCGTACTCATCGGTAATCTCGTGGCCTACCAGTGCCTCCAAAACATCTTCCATCGTAACGATGCCGACCCAGCCTGACTGGTCGGTGACGGCGGCCATATGGACCTTTCCTTTGATCATGCGGTTAAGCATGTCGTCCGCCTTGGTGTCAGTGCGGATATGGATAAATTTATTGCCCGCGCTGAGCTCTTCGACCGCTCCGGTATCGGGCATAAGACCGACAAGCTCTTTAATATTGAGCACACCGACGATACGGTCATCACGTAAAACGGGAAAACGGGTGTAACCGCTTGCTTTGAGTTCGGCGATCTTTGTCTCGTTGAGCGCGTCATTGTATCCGACCGTGTGGACCTCATGGCATGGTGTCATTAGATCTTCGGAACTTTTCTCCTGAAGCGAGAGTGCTCCGATGATGATGTCACGGTCGAGTGCGTCGATATCGCTGTCTTCCGACTGCTGATGCGTTTCGATGACATGCCGCAGCTCATGGCGGCTTAGCATGGATGGCAACTCTTCGCCCAGGACACGGTCAAGCACCATGGTGATAGGGCCGGCAACAGGGTAGAAGGCAACCATCAAAAATCTGACCAGTCCCGCTACTTTTGCTCCGACGACAAGGGCGTGACGGGTCAGTAATGCAGCAGGAAGGATCTCTCCGAAAATAAGTATGAGGGCCGTTGAGATAACGCCGGCGATGACCCCTTCGCCTACCATACCGCCTAGAAAGATGGAAAGCGTGGCATTGACAGCTGTGTTGCCCAGAAGGAGTGTAACGAGCAGTAAATTGCTGTGCTGGATGACGGGAAGGACCTTGGCGGCATTTTTGTCGCCGAGGTCGGCTGAACGCTGTACTTCATCGACGCCAAGTCCCATAAGGCCTATCGTCAGGCCTGAAAACATTCCGGAAGCGGAAATAAGTGCCAATATAATAATAATGTCCATAAACTCTCTGTATTGATTTAATTGGCAAAATGATAGCACACTATACTAAACAGGTGTGTATAAGTTACATTTACTGCCCGGCAGGCGGTTTTTTTTGTTACTGCTCTCAGTTTTTCAAAGAGAATAGACTTGATATCGACGTCTTTCTTGAGAATGACCGGGGGTTTTAGTGGTAGACGTTATCAAGCAGAGGTGTCTACCGGGGTAAAAAAAGGCGGTGTCTTACGTGATGCGGCCGGACTTTACCGTGATCTTATCCGACCGATCGTAGGGTGAGAACAAAGAGATCTTAGCAGTGCTGTACTATAGATTGGCACTTCCGTAGGTTAATCTGTACGTATAGAGCGCTGTATACAGAGCAGGGTGGGGAAAAGCGTTTATGCTGATTTGTCCGATCGCAACTGGTTTAAAAGCTGTTTTTAGTCTATTTTAGTGTATGATGATGTTAATTTATACAAAGGCATATAGATGAAAATGATTGTTCTTTCTAGCGCATTGATCGCTGTTCTGGCTATGACGGGTTGTACAACCAAAGAACCTGTAGTTGAAGAAGAAGTTCAGGCGGCTCCGGTTGCAACGGTTCCTGCACCGGTAGAAGAAGAGGCTGTTGTCCCCGAAGCAAAGGTAATTGAACTTAGTCAGCCGACTGTAGCAGATCTTGAAGGCCAGATGAAAACGGTGAACTTTGATTTTGATAAATATGATATCCGTTCGGATATGCAAGCGTATGTTGTTGCTAACAGCAAGTTGGCAAACGGTGAGGCTGCCGAGTATGCGATCAAACTTGAAGGCAACTGTGACGAGTGGGGAAGTGATGAATACAACTTCGCTCTGGGCCTTCGTCGTGCAAATGCGGTCAAATCTGAGATGGTTGCTGAAGGTGTTGATGCTGAGCGTATTTCGATGGTAAGCTACGGTGAGAGCAACCCGGTCTGTACAGAGAAAACAAAAGAGTGCTGGTACCAAAACCGCCGAGTGGACGTTAAACTTCTTCCGTAAACTCTTCTTGGGTTTTAGACCATTCGCAATCGCTTGATTGGGAATCCATACCGTTTTAGTGTATGCCTGATATTTCAGTTTGTTAAATTGAGAGCGTTAGAGACCTGGATCTCTATGAGCTCTTGCATACGCGAACACAGCTTTTGAAAATGCTCATTGTCAAGATGTGCTTTATAGCGCTTCTTGTTTTTCCATATCTCTATGATAAAAAAGACATCCTTATCTTCATCGAGTTGATATAACTCATATTTCTGGCACCCTTTTTCCATCAGTGTCGCTTCCACCAAAACGTTTAGCAGGGGTTTTAACACTTCTGATTTTCCCTCGACAGCTTCAATGATGATCTGATTTGCAATGACCATTTATAATCCCTTCTTTTAAATGAGTATAACAAAAAAAGAAGAGGATGAAAATGCGCGTTATCATAGGGGATGTCAGCTCTTTACATCTTATTTCCTGCTAAAATCACGTAACAGATAAACCTCAAAGGCCGTATGGTTTTTTAAGGGTATTCATATAGTACAGGTTTGAAATAAAATGCAGAA
Encoded proteins:
- the murU gene encoding N-acetylmuramate alpha-1-phosphate uridylyltransferase MurU, producing the protein MMKKAMILAAGLGNRMRPLTNHRPKPLLEVAGKPLIVYHIEKLVAAGFEEVIINIAHLGFMIPETLGNGSRWGVKITYSDEQEEGALESAGGIVKALPLLGDEPFLVVNGDVWCDYPFDSSFDLKDDLAHLILVQNPDHNQKGDFALKEGRVSNSGVSLHTFSGIGYYSPRLFDDLPYGKCPLAPLLRKAIADEKVSGELYGGEWRDVGTPERLAEINATFR
- a CDS encoding OmpA family protein — its product is MKMIVLSSALIAVLAMTGCTTKEPVVEEEVQAAPVATVPAPVEEEAVVPEAKVIELSQPTVADLEGQMKTVNFDFDKYDIRSDMQAYVVANSKLANGEAAEYAIKLEGNCDEWGSDEYNFALGLRRANAVKSEMVAEGVDAERISMVSYGESNPVCTEKTKECWYQNRRVDVKLLP
- a CDS encoding CNNM domain-containing protein; translated protein: MDIIIILALISASGMFSGLTIGLMGLGVDEVQRSADLGDKNAAKVLPVIQHSNLLLVTLLLGNTAVNATLSIFLGGMVGEGVIAGVISTALILIFGEILPAALLTRHALVVGAKVAGLVRFLMVAFYPVAGPITMVLDRVLGEELPSMLSRHELRHVIETHQQSEDSDIDALDRDIIIGALSLQEKSSEDLMTPCHEVHTVGYNDALNETKIAELKASGYTRFPVLRDDRIVGVLNIKELVGLMPDTGAVEELSAGNKFIHIRTDTKADDMLNRMIKGKVHMAAVTDQSGWVGIVTMEDVLEALVGHEITDEYGH
- a CDS encoding DUF3050 domain-containing protein, which produces MATFPLEKIRLLRKKLSTHPVYAAVSNIDDLTLFMQHHVYSVWDFMSLLKYLQNEFAPTGSPWLPHGDARVRRFINDIVLEEESDEGLPLADGTPTYASHFELYVAAMEEVRNGSSSKIEAFVGEVASGSLQRAMDNVVIPEPSRVFMGTTFDFIDSGKPHVVAAAFALGREHIIPEMFRALLATMNITKEQAEVFHYYLERHIHLDSDFHGPMSLRMLELLCGDDEEKIAEAEAAALTAIEARISFWDGVLKAITDSRSS
- a CDS encoding putative quinol monooxygenase, yielding MVIANQIIIEAVEGKSEVLKPLLNVLVEATLMEKGCQKYELYQLDEDKDVFFIIEIWKNKKRYKAHLDNEHFQKLCSRMQELIEIQVSNALNLTN